Proteins found in one Aspergillus puulaauensis MK2 DNA, chromosome 8, nearly complete sequence genomic segment:
- a CDS encoding Mechanosensitive ion channel family (COG:M;~EggNog:ENOG410PF8H;~InterPro:IPR011992,IPR010920,IPR016688,IPR006685, IPR002048,IPR018247;~PFAM:PF00924;~TransMembrane:6 (i164-186o198-220i241-263o283-305i505-528o534-557i);~go_component: GO:0016020 - membrane [Evidence IEA];~go_function: GO:0005509 - calcium ion binding [Evidence IEA];~go_process: GO:0055085 - transmembrane transport [Evidence IEA]) encodes MSTPIKEVPAPAYPEPEGRGRSGSDSSPTTDEGTYVHDGSRPPRNEDHPQHLEVDTTFQDFNKQSRSPSAAREQRKRLEDELAVLEAERMVSRSTHEGEKDNRSGSGHSLARSRSRRPEDIDEFDEATNPLHEKAAVYNPPENPATGVARFIKKVHESSFIVRYFTYIVPVVLLLLIPLLVGALAFPNASVGGVELLWFSVWLEIVWLTLWAGRIVAKLLPSPINLFASIFTNSSKKWRDVAIQLELPVTLFLWWLGIEISFLPTMKNHHVDGNSSTRSWENTLNKIIISIFVWVILNLVEKFILQLIAMNFHKRTYSDRIEINKFQIGSLTKLYAFSRDKITETDEAFEEKQDSSGSGSKTPLRYAGKAKGLAVGALNRVGDVAGAVAADFTGRKVNNSSHPSQVVIALLRTTPGCQTLARRLYRTFVREGFDTVFPGDLKEAFDDNDEAEAAFTMFDKDMNGDISMEELEAVCVEIGRERKAITASLKDLDSVVSRLGNVFEFFVAVVSIIVFLTLISTSAAGVLTSAGSSILALSWLFSATAQEFLQSVVFVFVKHPFDVGDRVTIYGNAGDAGLGDDYYVKQISLLYTEFKKMQGHIVQAPNSYLNTLFVLNQRRSGALAEAIPIVIKYGTTLEQMDSLRQRLIEFVRSERREFQSNILTELRSVTENFSVTLNVVFFYKSNWQNEGLRLQRRNKFICMLMVALQEIGIEGPRMNLQGASIDIPYHIAGYPPPYQAQAQDHSANDDGQHPPATALADEQHPHPGSSPAARRTSILRKGMTTANARARGQSISSRKHVDFSLGMRDVSAEDVMGDVFEARSPTAETAVRQVIAERRLQEEEAERRSTDSARQRATASRSNLNVPSQATEGRRSTESQLSSMSRNGFFRHRSQSTRQEDLMEQGRSAAQGSSSAANIRPVPSSDDHPEEKRL; translated from the exons ATGTCGACTCCTATAAAGGAGGTGCCTGCTCCGGCATACCCGGAGCCCGAAGGTAGAGGTAGATCGGGAAGCGATTCTTCTCCGACCACCGACGAAGGCACTTACGTCCATGACGGCTCGCGGCCGCCGCGCAATGAGGACCATCCCCAGCACCTTGAAGTTGATACCACGTTTCAAGATTTCAACAAGCAGAGTCGCTCGCCGTCGGCAGCTCGGGAGCAGCGCAAGCGACTCGAAGATGAGTTGGCGGTTCTTGAGGCGGAGAGAATGGTCTCACGCTCCACTCATGAAGGCGAGAAGGATAATCGAAGTGGCAGTGGTCACTCTTTGGCCCGCTCGCGCTCGCGCAGACCTGAAGACATTGATGAATTTGACGAGGCCACAAATCCATTACATGAGAAGGCCGCTGTCTACAATCCGCCGGAGAACCCCGCCACCGGTGTTGCCAGGTTCATTAAGAAAGTACACGAATCAAGCTTCATTGTTCGCTATTTTACCTACATTGTCCCTGTcgttttgctgctgctcattCCGTTGCTCGTTGGTGCACTAGCGTTCCCAAACGCaagtgttggtggtgttgaactTCTGTGGTTCTCAGTCTGGTTGGAAATCGTTTGGTTGACACTCTGGGCGGGACGA ATTGTTGCTAAGCTCTTGCCGAGCCCTATCAACTTGTTTGCGAGCATTTTCACCAACAGCTCAAAAAAATGGCGCGATGTGGCAATACAGTTAGAGCTACCTGTTACCCTCTTCCTCTGGTGGCTCGGTATAGAAATCTCTTTTTTGCCTACCATGAAAAACCACCACGTCGATGGGAATTCTAGCACGCGAAGTTGGGAAAACACccttaataaaattattatttccaTTTTCGTTTGGGTGATCCTGAACCTTGTCGAAAAGTTCATTCTTCAGCTCATCGCCATGAACTTTCACAAGCGTACATATTCGGATCGCATTGAGATCAACAAGTTCCAGATCGGCAGTCTGACGAAGTTGTACGCGTTTTCTCGCGACAAGATCACTGAGACGGACGAGGCTTTTGAAGAAAAACAGGACAGCTCTGGAAGTGGCAGCAAGACTCCATTACGCTATGCGGGAAAGGCCAAAGGGCTTGCTGTAGGCGCTCTGAACAGGGTCGGGGATGTTGCTGGGGCAGTTGCAGCGGACTTTACTGGTCGAAAGGTTAACAATAGCAGCCATCCTTCCCAAGTTGTCATTGCTCTTTTGAGAACAACACCCGGCTGTCAAACCCTAGCGCGTCGGCTCTACCGGACCTTTGTCCGCGAAGGGTTTGACACCGTGTTTCCTGGAGATCTAAAGGAGGCGTTCGACGATAATGATGAGGCTGAGGCCGCGTTTACTATGTTTGACAAGGATATGAACGGCGACATTTCCATGGAGGAACTGGAGGCAGTCTGCGTGGAGATTGGTCGAGAACGCAAGGCCATTACTGCATCTTTGAAGGATCTTGATTCGGTCGTCTCTAGACTCGGCAATGTTTTCGAGTTCTTTGTTGCTGTGGTCTCTATCATCGTTTTTCTGACCCTTATTTCGacctctgctgctggtgtACTTACATCAGCCGGGTCTAGTATCCTCGCCCTGTCTTGGCTCTTCTCTGCTACGGCTCAAGAGTTCCTTCAGTCTGTGGTCTTTGTATTTGTCAAACACCCGTTCGATGTTGGTGACCGCGTGACTATTTACGGTAACGCCGGTGATGCTGGTCTTGGTGATGATTACTACGTGAAGCAGATTTCTCTTCTCTACACGGAATTCAAGAAAATGCAAGGCCACATTGTCCAAGCTCCGAACAGCTATCTGAACACATTGTTCGTTCTCAACCAGCGACGATCTGGAGCACTTGCGGAGGCCATTCCTATCGTTATTAAATACGGCACAACTCTTGAACAAATGGACTCGCTTCGCCAGCGTCTGATTGAATTTGTTCGCAGCGAGCGACGTGAATTCCAAAGTAATATTCTGACCGAGCTTCGTTCAGTGACCGAGAACTTCTCCGTGACACTTAACGTTGTTTTCTTCTACAAGTCAAATTGGCAGAATGAAGGTCTACGCCTACAGCGCCGCAACAAGTTCATTTGTATGCTCATGGTTGCGTTGCAAGAAATCGGCATTGAGGGCCCACGCATGAACCTCCAGGGTGCGAGCATCGATATTCCGTATCATATCGCCGGTTATCCCCCGCCATACCAGGCCCAAGCTCAAGATCACTCAGCCAACGACGACGgtcaacatccaccagctACCGCGTTAGCCGACGAGCAGCACCCTCACCCTGGCTCCAGCCCCGCCGCCCGCCGCACATCCATTCTCCGCAAGGGCATGACTACCGCCAACGCCCGAGCTCGCGGCCAGTCTATATCCTCGCGAAAGCACGTGGATTTCTCGCTTGGTATGCGCGATGTGTCCGCAGAAGATGTTATGGGTGATGTGTTTGAAGCACGTAGCCCCACAGCTGAAACTGCAGTCCGGCAGGTGATCGCGGAGCGCCGActccaggaggaagaggctgagcgACGAAGCACGGATTCTGCTCGCCAAAGAGCGACAGCCTCTCGGTCTAACCTAAACGTCCCGTCGCAGGCTACCGAAGGCCGTCGCTCAACCGAGTCCCAGTTGTCCTCGATGAGTCGCAACGGATTCTTCCGCCATCGCTCCCAGAGCACCCGCCAGGAAGATTTAATGGAACAGGGTCGTTCTGCCGCACAaggttcttcctcggcagCCAACATTCGTCCCGTTCCATCTTCTGATGATCATCCAGAAGAGAAGAGACTATGA
- a CDS encoding tubulin alpha chain (COG:Z;~EggNog:ENOG410PJZJ;~InterPro:IPR023123,IPR008280,IPR036525,IPR037103, IPR000217,IPR018316,IPR003008,IPR002452,IPR017975;~PFAM:PF03953,PF00091;~go_component: GO:0005874 - microtubule [Evidence IEA];~go_function: GO:0003924 - GTPase activity [Evidence IEA];~go_function: GO:0005200 - structural constituent of cytoskeleton [Evidence IEA];~go_function: GO:0005525 - GTP binding [Evidence IEA];~go_process: GO:0007017 - microtubule-based process [Evidence IEA]), with protein MRGEICHIHIGQAGTQLGNSAWELYLLEHGLGADGRLDPEKVDEVNQGGSFETFFTETGNGKYVPRSIFVDLDPSPIDEIRTGAYRQLFHPEQLISGKEDAANNYARGHYTIGKELVDSVVDRVRRLVDNCSSLQGFLIFHSFGGGTGSGFGALLLERLSTEYGKKSKLEFSVYPSPRVSTAVVEPYNAVLSTHSTIENSDCTFLVDNEAVYDICRRNLDIPRPGYEHLNRLIAQVVSSITSSLRFDGALNVDLNEFQTNLVPFPRIHYPLISYAPVISSNRSSHESFRVQDLTLQCAEPNNQMVVCDPRNGKYMAVALLYRGDCVPRDCSQAIASLKAKASFNLVEWCPTGFKLGINYQKPARVPGSELAPVDRSVSMLSNTTAISEAWGRLDHKFDLMYSKRAFVHWYVGEGMEEGEFSEAREDLAALEKDYEEVAGDNFDAELEEEVEY; from the exons ATGAGAGGCGAG ATTTGCCATATTCACATCGGCCAGGCTGGTACTCAGCTGGGTAACAGTGCTTGGGAGCT GTATCTCCTTGAGCACGGTCTCGGCGCAGATGGCCGTCTAGACCCTgagaaggttgatgaggttAACCAGGGTGGTTCTTTCGAGACCTTCTTCACCGAAACTGGCAACGGCAAATATGTCCCCCGATCCATCTTTGTTGATCTGGATCCATCG CCAATTGATGAAATCCGCACCGGAGCCTACCGCCAACTCTTCCACCCCGAACAGCTAATTAGCGGAAAGGAAGATGCCGCCAACAACT ACGCCCGTGGCCACTACACAATTGGCAAGGAGCTTGTTGACTCTGTTGTTGACCGTGTCCGTCGGCTTGTCG ACAACTGCAGCTCACTCCAGGGATTTTTGATTTTCCACTCTTTTGGCGGTGGCACCGGTTCTGGTTTCggagctcttcttcttgaacGTCTTTCCACCGAATATGGCAAGAAGTCCAAGCTGGAATTCTCCGTATACCCCTCTCCCCGTGTATCGACTGCAGTCGTCGAGCCTTACAACGCCGTCCTATCCACCCACAGTACCATTGAGAACTCCGACTGCACTTTCCTGGTGGACAACGAAGCTGTTTATGATATTTGCCGCCGCAACCTGGACATTCCTCGCCCGGGCTACGAACATCTTAACCGCCTGATTGCCCAAGTTGTCAGCTCTATCACTTCCAGTCTTCGGTTCGATGGTGCCCTCAATGTGGACCTGAATGAGTTCCAGACTAACCTGGTGCCATTCCCTCGCATCCACTACCCGTTGATCTCGTATGCCCCGGTCATCTCGAGCAACCGCAGTTCCCACGAAAGCTTCAGGGTCCAGGATCTCACCCTCCAAT GTGCCGAGCCTAATAACCAGATGGTCGTTTGCGATCCCCGTAATGGTAAATACATGGCCGTTGCGCTCCTGTACCGTGGTGACTGCGTGCCTCGCGACTGCTCCCAGGCCATTGCGTCtctcaaggccaaggcttcTTTCAACCTGGTCGAATGGTGTCCCACTGGCTTCAAGTTGGGCATCAACTACCAGAAGCCTGCGCGCGTACCCGGAAGCGAACTCGCTCCTGTCGACCGTTCCGTCAGCATGCTCTCCAACACGACTGCCATTTCTGAAGCCTGGGGCCGCCTTGACCACAAGTTCGATCTCATGTACTCCAAGCGTGCCTTCGTGCATTGGTACGTGGGTGAGGGTATGGAAGAAGGTGAATTCTCTGAGGCCCGTGAGGACTTGGCGGCTTTGGAGAAGGACTATGAGGAGGTCGCCGGCGACAACTTCGACgcagaacttgaagaagaagttgagtACTAA